Part of the Subtercola frigoramans genome, CTCTACGACCACGACCCGGCCAAACTGATGGACGGCTGGCGCAACAGCATCGTCGCGGCCCTCGATGCAGCTGTGGCGCTCGACCTGTGAGCGGGGCAGAAGTGAAGCGCCGCATCGTCGTCGACACCGACACCGGCATCGACGACGCGCTCGCGCTGCTCTACCTCGCGGCGCAGCCCGACGTCGAGATCGTCGCCGTCACCTCGATCTACGGCAACTGCGTGATCGATGACTCGCTGCGCAACATCGCCTACGTGCTCGGACTGGTCGGCATCACCGACCTGCCGGTGGCCCGCGGAGCCGCCAAACCCCTGAACGCCGAACCGCACATCGCGCACTACGTGCACGGTTACGACGGGCTGGGCGACGTCGTCGACATCGACGACCGGCCCATGCCCACCGGTCTCGTCGACCAGACTGCTGCGGAGCTTCTGGTCGAACTGGCCCGCGCACAGCCCGGGGAACTCGAACTCCTCACCCTCGGGCCGCTGACCAACATCGCCCTCGCGCTGCAGGCCGAGCCCGAGCTGCTCACGCTGTTCCGCTCGATCACCATCATGGGCGGCAGCGGGCCGTTCCCCGAGGTCGGGCAGAGCGACATGTTCGACGCGAACATCCAGAACGACGCGGATGCCGCGAACCTGGTCTTCAGCGCTCCGGCCACGCGCCGCGTGATGGTCGGCGTGAACATCACCTCGGGCGTCGTCACCGACGAACAGGACGTCGTGGCCCTGCACAAGTCGGGTACGCCCACCGGCGTCTTCGCCGCGGCGATCCTCGAGACCTACCTCGACTTCTACCGGCTGGCCTGGGGCCGGCGCATCAGCCCGGTGCACGACGGACTCGCTGCTGCGCTGATGGTGCACCCGGAATGGATCACGGCCAGTGTCACCGGCCCCGCCAACATCACCCACGACGGGTTCACCACCCGGGCGCGCATCATGCAAACCGCAGAGGGGCGCGCCGTGCCCTGGGCGATCGAGCCCGCCCCCGACACCATCGCCGTGACCGGCGTCGACACCGCCGCCTTCGTCACCGCGTTCATCCATTCCCTCATTCACGGTTCACCGAGCCACGCCAGCCAAGGAGGCACCACCGCATGACCGACACCACCACTCTCGAATCCCTCGCTGTACGCGATCTCACCGCCCTACCCAAGGGCCACCTGCACCTGCACATGGAGGCGGCGATCCGCCCTGAGACCCTGCAGCAGATGAGCGATGAGCTCGGTGTCGTCGTACCGATGCCCGACCTCTCGGTGACCTACAGCGACTTCACTGAGTTCAGCACCACCTATCGCGGCTTGCTCGCCGTGCTCTCGAAGGCCGAGAACCTGTTCCGTCTGATCGACGAATCGGTCGAAGACGCCGCTCGCGAAGGTGTGGTGTATGTGGAGTTCGGCGTGAGCCCCCACTTCTACGTCGAGACCTTCGGATCGACGGAGGCTGCGCTTCAGATCATGCTCGACAAGGCGGCAGAGGCCGGTGCCAAGTGGGGCGTCGAGATCGGTTTCATGATCACGGTCGACCGCACCGAGAGCGTCGAGGACGCCAATGCTTATGCCGAGATCGCCGCAGCCTTCGCTGGCCGCGGCGTCGTCTCGCTGGGGCTCGCCAACGACGAGCGCGGTTACCCTGCGGGCCGGTTCGAAGAGGCCTTCGCCATCGGCAAGGCAGCCGGCCTGCTCTCGACCCCGCACGCCGGTGAACTCGCAGGCCCCGACCAGGTGCTCGAGGCCGTCGAGGTGCTGAAGGCCGACCGTATTCTGCACGGGGTCACCTCGGTGCAGGACGCCGCGCTGCTCGAACGCCTTGCCGCCGATGGCATCTGCCTCGACGTCTGCCCCACCTCGAATCTGCTGCTCGAAGTGGTGCCGAACATCGACGCCCACCCCTTGCTCGTGCTGCTGAACGCGGGTGTGCGTTGCTCGATCAACGCCGACGACCCGATCCTGTTCGGCCCGAACATCCTCTCGGAGTACGAGCTGTGCCGCGCCGTACTCGGGCTGACGGATGCCCAGCTCGCCGACTGCGCCTGGAGCTCGATCGAGTGCGGTGGTGGGTCTGCCGAAATGAAGGCGAAGGCGAAGACGGGCATCGATGCGTGGCTCGCGTCGGCGGTGTAAGCACAGCCGCTTGCGCTGGCTGGCTGAGGTCCAGACCTCGCAACCGGCAGCGCCGAAAGTCGGCGTGAGGCAGTAGCGTGGTGGGCGTGAGCGAGAACCGGTTTCCGAAGCGGGTGTATGGCACCGGCGACGAGCCCGACCCGCGGTTCAGCCTCGCGAACGAACGCACGTTCCTGGCCTGGATCCGCACCTCACTGGCACTGATCGCGGGCGGCGTCGCGCTCGAAGCCCTGAGCGTGCCGATCGCCCCTGGATTCCGGCTCGCTGCCGCCCTCGTCCTGATTGCCGCCGGCATTCTCGCGCCCCTGCAGGCGTGGTTCGGCTGGGCCAGGGTCGAGAAGGCGATGCGCGAGGCCCGCCCGCTGCCGGGCACGCTCTTTGCGCCAGCCATCGCTGCGGTCGCCAGCGTCGTCGGGGTTCTGCTCCTACTGGGCTACTTTCTGCGATGAGCACGCCAGAGGGCAGCGACCGCGTCTTCGATCCGGGCCTGCAGGTCGAGCGCACAGCGCTGTCGTGGCAGCGCACCGGCCTCTCGATCGTGGTGGGCTCGCTCGTCGGAATCCGCGTGCTGGCACCCGTCGCGGGCTGGTGGGGCGTCGCCGCGGGGGTCGCGGGCGCACTGCTCGGGGTGTTCGTGGTGGTGCGGTCGAGCATCCGTCATCGCGTGATTCACGAACGACTCACCCGTGACGAACTTGCGCTGCTGCCCGGTGCCGGGGTGATGGCCGTGGTTGCGGCCGCAGTACTGCTTGCCGCTCTCGTGGCACTGGGTTTTGTTCTACTGCAGCGCTGACATCAGACGCTGACGCGTGCCGCGGCCTGTTTCGACGCCGTACGGGCAAGCGCATCACGGCACGCGAGAATCGCCGGCCGGCGGGCGCTGGCTCGGCGCACCGAGGTGAAGATGGTGCGCTGTGGCGCGCCCTCGAGGGTGATCAGCTGGGCCGTCGTGCCCCGGCCCGTCCACACCAGGTCGGGCATCAGCCCCACGGCATTGCCCGACTCGATGAGCCTGATCTGGGCCTGCAGGTCTGCCGTCTCGAACCTGACGTCGGGCTCGAAACCCGCCCGGCGGCAGGCCTGCTCCGCCCAGTGCCTCGACGCTGCACCCCGCGGCTCCATCACCCACGCCGCTCCGGCCATATCGGCGAGGGTGACCGCCGTGTCGGTTGCCCTGGAGCCCCTGAGCCCCGCTGGCGGCACGGCCAGGCGCAACCCGTCTGTCGTGAGTTCGACCTTGTCAAGCTCGGGATACCTCGGGGCAGCATGCCCTGGGTACTGCTCGGCGATGACGATGTCGAAGTCGCGGGCCCACGTCTCGTAGAGTGCCGTCTCGGGCTCGCGCTGGGTCATCTCCACCCGGAGTTGCGGGTGCTCGTGGGCGAGCAGCGTGAGCGCCCCGGGCATCAGGGCGAGCGCCGCCGACTGGAAGACCGCAATGCGCACCACACCCGTCGCCGATTCGAGGGAGGCGGCGAGGTCGGATTCAGCGAGCTCGAGCCGCTCGAGCACGGCCGTCGTATGCTCGACCAGGATCTCGGCCTCCGGAGTGAGCTGAACCCTCCGGCCGCTCTTGCGGAGCAGGGCAACCCCCACCTCCTTCTCGAGCTGGGTGAGTTGTTGCGAAACCGATGACGGACTCTGGTTGAGCGCTGCGGCGACCTCGGCGAGAGTGCCACGAATGGCGAGTTCCCGCAGCAGCCGAAGCCGCCTCACATCGAGCACAACACTCCTCTTTCGATACTTTCCGATCCTGCGCCGATTCCGTTGACATCAATCAGTAGAACTTACCGATACTGGTAAGAAAAGATCGCTTTATCTTATGGGATGGTCGATTCATACTGAACCGTATGACCGACATCCTGCAGAGCGAACACGACCCCCGCACGGCTGGCAGCACGGCCTCGCCAGACGAACGGCCCAACGACGGACTGCGCGCCGAGGCCCTCGCCCTGACCGGCGACGTGGTCGCCCTGGTTCGCCGGTGGCTCGCCGCGTCATCCACCGTTCCCGTCGACGCCTCGGCCGCCCAGCTCGCCGGCGTGCTGAAAGACCCGAACGGCCTCGCGTTCACGGTCGGGTTCGTCGACGGCGTCGTGC contains:
- a CDS encoding nucleoside hydrolase gives rise to the protein MSGAEVKRRIVVDTDTGIDDALALLYLAAQPDVEIVAVTSIYGNCVIDDSLRNIAYVLGLVGITDLPVARGAAKPLNAEPHIAHYVHGYDGLGDVVDIDDRPMPTGLVDQTAAELLVELARAQPGELELLTLGPLTNIALALQAEPELLTLFRSITIMGGSGPFPEVGQSDMFDANIQNDADAANLVFSAPATRRVMVGVNITSGVVTDEQDVVALHKSGTPTGVFAAAILETYLDFYRLAWGRRISPVHDGLAAALMVHPEWITASVTGPANITHDGFTTRARIMQTAEGRAVPWAIEPAPDTIAVTGVDTAAFVTAFIHSLIHGSPSHASQGGTTA
- the add gene encoding adenosine deaminase, which produces MTDTTTLESLAVRDLTALPKGHLHLHMEAAIRPETLQQMSDELGVVVPMPDLSVTYSDFTEFSTTYRGLLAVLSKAENLFRLIDESVEDAAREGVVYVEFGVSPHFYVETFGSTEAALQIMLDKAAEAGAKWGVEIGFMITVDRTESVEDANAYAEIAAAFAGRGVVSLGLANDERGYPAGRFEEAFAIGKAAGLLSTPHAGELAGPDQVLEAVEVLKADRILHGVTSVQDAALLERLAADGICLDVCPTSNLLLEVVPNIDAHPLLVLLNAGVRCSINADDPILFGPNILSEYELCRAVLGLTDAQLADCAWSSIECGGGSAEMKAKAKTGIDAWLASAV
- a CDS encoding YidH family protein, with amino-acid sequence MSENRFPKRVYGTGDEPDPRFSLANERTFLAWIRTSLALIAGGVALEALSVPIAPGFRLAAALVLIAAGILAPLQAWFGWARVEKAMREARPLPGTLFAPAIAAVASVVGVLLLLGYFLR
- a CDS encoding DUF202 domain-containing protein, whose product is MSTPEGSDRVFDPGLQVERTALSWQRTGLSIVVGSLVGIRVLAPVAGWWGVAAGVAGALLGVFVVVRSSIRHRVIHERLTRDELALLPGAGVMAVVAAAVLLAALVALGFVLLQR
- a CDS encoding LysR substrate-binding domain-containing protein; translated protein: MLDVRRLRLLRELAIRGTLAEVAAALNQSPSSVSQQLTQLEKEVGVALLRKSGRRVQLTPEAEILVEHTTAVLERLELAESDLAASLESATGVVRIAVFQSAALALMPGALTLLAHEHPQLRVEMTQREPETALYETWARDFDIVIAEQYPGHAAPRYPELDKVELTTDGLRLAVPPAGLRGSRATDTAVTLADMAGAAWVMEPRGAASRHWAEQACRRAGFEPDVRFETADLQAQIRLIESGNAVGLMPDLVWTGRGTTAQLITLEGAPQRTIFTSVRRASARRPAILACRDALARTASKQAAARVSV